The nucleotide sequence GTTCGATGAGTGAGGACTACGGCGGGATGTGTGAGGGGACGTGGTGAGGCCCCGGCGGGCCAGGACGAAGCTGTCGCAGCGCTCAGGCCCCGGCCACCTGCGACTCCGCCCCCTCCCCACCCGACGCCTCCGGTAGAATCGGACGCTCAAAAAAACTCCGCAGCTCCACCCCCATCGCATCCAACACACGACTCGCCCGATCCACGGTAATGCCGTGGTACTCGTTTCGCTCATCGCGCGAGACCTGCGACTCGTGCACCTCAAGACGTCTGGCGAGCTCACGTTGGGTGAGGCCCCGCGCGATGCGCAGCGCGATTAGCATGGAACCCAGCCCGTGCAGATTGGAAAGCTCACCGAGGTCGCCGCGCTTCAGGCGCTCGTAGCTCCGCACCTCCTCCTCCAACTGCAGATGAAAGGAGCGCAGCGGGTCGAGCGCGCGTTTGAGCTCCTCGTCGTTGAGGCCCATCCCTTCGAGACGAGCACGGTGCTCTTCGAGGCGCTTCTTCTCTTCTGCCTGGCGAGTGAGCGCTTTTTGATAGTCAGACTCATTGCGAATCATCGTGCACCTCCGATGTTTTTGAGCGAGATCGGGCCGTCGCCCCTGGACCGGCACGCTTGTTTGCAGTCCTCGGCTGCCTGACGCCGTGATCGTGCAGCGCTGGCAACACACGGCCCCTCCCTAAAAACTGCGACGGCTTGACATATATGTCAAACTCGACGGAGTCGTCGATCGAGAGGAGCCTCGAATCCAAGGTCGACACCACCTCCCCACCCCCTCCAACCATTTTAAGCCGCCCTCCACACCACACGCCCCCTCCACCCCGGGCATTTTTCGCCGCCCTCAACACCCCGCGCCGCCACCCACCGGGCACTTCGCCCCACCCTCGACACCCCACCGCCCCCCCCCCCGGGCATGTTG is from Lujinxingia sediminis and encodes:
- a CDS encoding helix-turn-helix domain-containing protein; protein product: MIRNESDYQKALTRQAEEKKRLEEHRARLEGMGLNDEELKRALDPLRSFHLQLEEEVRSYERLKRGDLGELSNLHGLGSMLIALRIARGLTQRELARRLEVHESQVSRDERNEYHGITVDRASRVLDAMGVELRSFFERPILPEASGGEGAESQVAGA